The Pediococcus inopinatus region TAATTCAAATGGATGCGCAAAACCAACAATTCTTTGGAGCATATAATTTTTTGTATTGACATTAATCCGCGATAGTAAGGGTAAAATCACAAACATAAATCCGGAAACACCTAACAAAATTGTGCCAATTCCCTTGCGATAATCAATGCCACTGGCAAAGAAGATGATTAGAGCAATCGCAAAATTGATCGTGGCCCCACCCATATCGTGTTGTAGGAAAATGGCCAGTACAAACACAAAAACCATTGTTAACGGAGCGCGATAGTATTTCTTAGGATCCGCCGTTAGTCTGTCATTATGTTTGGAAAGCATATCAGCTAAATAAAGGGTCAAAAAGACCTTGGCCACTTCGGCTGGCTGGATGTTAACTGGTCCAAGCGAAATCCACCCTTTGGCACCATTAATTTCGGTTCCAAAAAAGATCAAATAAATAAATGAAAACAGCATGAGGACCGCAAATATTTTAAGGAAAGTCGGGCTTCGCAATTTGCTTAGTTTTAAGCTAAACACAATTCCAGCCACTAATATTCCTACCATTGTATAAGCCATCTGCCGAAAAAGATAACTGGTCGCGCGAATACCATTAATAATATAGTAATCAGCACTTGAAGAATACACCATGATAATCCCAAAGACGCATAGAACGATGTACGGAACTAAAATAAAATAATCTAAATTTCTCAACTTCTTCATTAAAAAGAACCCACCTTGATTGTAAAAAATTACAGTGCTAACTCTGCATATTATAGCATACGTAACCGCTGGCAAAAATTAAGAAACTGCGCAGATTACAGTAAATTGTTGGCATCCTCGAATTTTATTTTATTTTCGAAAAATATTTCTTATAATTCTAAAAAAATAGATGATGCCATCACTGACATCATCTACAAAAGCTCAAATTTCAAACTTTTTATTCTTCATCTTCGTGTTTCCGACGTTTCAAACCAAACAACGCCGTGAATCCACCTAAAATTGCCATGCCAATCAAGGAAGCAACATTTTCATGCTGTTCACCAGTTTGTGGCAATATCCCAGCTTTCACAACTGCGATATTCTTATTAGCCTTGCCTTTAGTGTTTGAACTCTCCAAGGTTTCCAATTTTACTTGTGAACCTGCAGAGTTCTTAATACCTTCTGTACTTACACCTGAATTACCCGTTCCAGAATTGGAGCCTGAACCAGGAGTAGTTGGCGTGTTAGGTGTTGTACCACCATTACCTGGTTTATTATTATTTCCATTGCCAGAGTTGTTACCGCCTTCGCCTGGATTGGAAGGTGTACCTGGGTTATTTCCACCTTCGCCAGGGTTAGAAGGATTTCCAGGGTTCGTTCCGTTGCCATCAGAAACCTTCTTGTACTGAACAACCACTAAACTATCTTCTGGTTTGTTGGTTGTCGCTTCTGGAATGGACTCAGCTACATCACCACTGTTCGTGTATCCAGACAAGTCTGGCGTTGCAACAGCCTCATAAACTCCTTGAGGTGTATATGAAACCTCACCAGTTGTCTTGTTTGTAACTACCTTGTAAACAACGTTTTCAATCACATCGTGTGGTGTCTGCTTACCAGCCCCCTCATAGTGAACGGTTCGAGTAACCGTAATTTCACTATATTCTAGGTTATTGGTTGGCTTGTAGGTAACCGTCACGGTTGAATCAGTTGGTTTATTAGTCGTTGTGGCCGGTGTATATCCAGCCACATCACCGCTGTTGGTGAACCCGTTAATGTTAGGCGTCTTAACTGTGGCATAGCCAGATTCTGGTGTGTAAACTGATTCACCAGTCGCCTTGCTTGTTGCGACATCGTAAACGATTGACTGAGTTTTATCAGCAGGTGTCCTTACTCCAGTCCCGGTATAATGAACGGTCTGGCTCACAGTAATTTTACTGTGGGTAATGACATCATTAATCGTGTAAGTGCCACTGATAAAGTCGCCATCATTAAACACATAATTTAGATTTGCATTTTTAACTTTTGCTTGCCCGCTTGCATTCAATTTAACTTCATAATGACCCACATTGGTTGGAATACCATCTACTGTTTTACCTGTGTCTTTATCAATAAATATGAAATCATCATTCGTAAGATTTCCAGGATCTACAACATCTTTGCCAGCTGTAACACCAAAATTAGGTGTTTTATCTCCAAAGTTTGATGTCACATCATTAACAAAGATTTCTTTGTCTGCATCACCAGTACTTGTTCCCGCGGGTTTGATCGTAAACGTACCACCACTGACCTTCACATTATAATTTGCACTTTCTTCGGCCGTTACCGTCTCATCATAATTTCCGGCACTTTCGCCTTCAACACGATTAACGACATAGGCCACATTGTCATTGCCTACCAAACCAGTAACGGTACCAGTCAGATCAGGATCAGCTTCTCCGAACACTTTGCCAGAATTATTGGCAGATACAGTAATTGTCTTCTTATTAACAACTAATGTTGTACTGATAACCGAATCTTTGCTGATTGTGTAATTTGGATTAACTGCCTGCAACTTAGCTAAACCCGATTCATTCAACGTAACTTTATAGCTACCAGATGCCAAATATTTTCCATCATTCGTGTAAATTGCATCAGTAATCATGTAATCATCATTGGTTAATTTCACACCATCAGTAGTTAAATTACTACCCACGCTAATCGTAAAACTCGGTGCGTCCCCATACGTAATCTCAGGTGGATTAACAGTTACTTGCGTAGTCTCGTCTTTTGGATCTGTCACTTTTGGTTTGATTGTATAAGTCCCACTCACAAAATCATCATCACTAAATACGTAATTTGGATTTGCGGCAGTAAGCTTATCTTTGCTACCTTCGTTCAAGACCACTTCGTAATTACCAACATCTGACGGAATTCCAACTACAACCTCACCAGTATCTTTATTGATAAACGTGAAATCATCATTTGTGATATTTCCTGGATTTACAACATCTTTTCCAGGCGTCACCACAAATGTAGGTGTTGGATTACCATAAATTGCAGTTGCATCACTAATGACAAATTGTTTGTTTTGATCCCCCAAAGCTGTTTCAACAGGTTTAATGACATAAGTTCCGGCTACAAAGTCGCCATCGGTAAGATCATAATTTGGATTAGCAGCAGATACTTTAGCTTTACCACTGTCGTTCAAACTAACTTGATAATCACCGACATTTGTTGGAACCCCGTCAGTCTCTTTACCTGTGGCTTTATCTACAAAGACAAAGTCAGCGTTTGTTAAGTTGCCTGGTTTCTTAAGATCTGACCCAATTGTGATACTAAAGTCTGGTGAACTTGCGCCATAATTTGATGAAGCGTCATTTACTTTAATTTGTGCATCTTCATTACCAGTCGTTGATGCTGGGGTAATTGTGAACCGGCCATCTACTGGTTTAATCGCGTAGTTAGCGTTATTGCCAACTGTGACGGTTACGAAGTAGCCACCTACATCTTCACCAGCTTCGCGGCTGACTGTGTAGTTCAAAGTATCATTACCAACTAATTGACTCTTGTCATAGTTTGCGGTGAATGTTGGATCATCAGTCCCGTAAACTTTTGTATCACCATTGGCGGTCACTGTAATCTGTTTTTGATTAACTGTAATCGTACCTGCGGTAACATCATCAATTGTGAAGTTCTTGTTGACCGCTTCTAACTTCTTGATGCCATCCGCATTTAACGTAACTTGATACTTACCTGCCGCGAGATATTTACCATCATTCGTGTATTTTGCATCCGTAATCGTAAAGTCCGCATTAGTTAAACCGGCATCCTTGGTTGTCAAATTCTTGCCAACTGTGACACTCAACGTTGGTGTGGTATCACCGTAGGTTATGGTCTTGTCATCCGTTTTTACAGATGCATCTTCATTACCAGTCGTTGATGCTGGGGTAATTGTGAATCGACCTGCTACTGGTTTAATCGCGTAGTTAGCGTTATTGCCAACTGTGACGGTTACGAAGTAGCCACCTACATCTTCACCAGCTTCGCGGCTGACTGTGTAGTTCAAAGTATCATTACCAACTAATTGACTCTTGTCATAGTTTGCGGTGAATGTTGGATCATCAGTCCCGTAAACTTTTGTATCACCATTGGCGGTCACTGTAATCTGTTTTTGATTAACTGTAATCGTACCTGTAATTAACCCAAACGTGTAATCTGGATTTGCGTCCTGTAATTTCTTTAAACCATCAGCATTTAAACTAACTGTATGCGTACCAGCATTGAGATTACCATCGGCTACTGTAACATCATCGGCAGTTAGCTCAACGGTTTTAACACCACTATCAGTTTGAATATCGAAAGAATAACTTGGTGTATCACCATAAATTATATCTGGAGCGGAAAGTGCAATTGTACTATACGTAACTGTGTCAGTGTCCGTTGTTTCTGGATCAGCACCGCTGGCAGTGATTGAAGCACTACTTTGCGTGAATGCACGACCATCTTGTACATTAGGTGTAACCGCGATAACATCACCAGTTACAATATCCGGCAAACTCGTCCCATACGTGCCAGTCAACTTTTCGCCACCGTTTACGGTATAGGTAAACGTGTTGTTTTCCGCACTGTTACCAACTGCTGTCACGTTAACATCCTGAGCTAATGGAGTTAGCACGAAAGATGGATTGAAGGTTTCATCCAATGCCGTGCTAATTGTCCCATCATCAGAAACTCTGAGTGCCAAATCATCAGAGGTTATAATAGCGCCATCAACAGATCCTAACGGAATATACGTCTTATCATCGACATATTTAATTGCTGAATCAACTGGTGTTGCATCATATCCAGCCGGAATTCCAGTGTAGGTAATTTGTTCAGGAACTTCTGCTGATGTTCCTGTAGCTGGAATAGCTGGCGTATACGTGACCGTTCCTGTTCCAACAGTTTTGTACGTGCCATTGTCATTAGCTACAAGAAAATCTGTCTTTAACGTATATGGCTGCATTTCATAGTAAATGACGATTGTTGGGATTCCGTCACCGGCCTTATAAGTCCCGCTGAGAGAATCCCCATATTTTAGACCAGCATAGGTCAGTAAAACAGCATCATTAATTTCATTAACAAGAGTGCCATCGTTGGCCATTCCCTCCATGTAATGGATGTTAAAGCTTGCTGGTGGAGTGGCAATCGTGTAATTATCATCTGTGTGTCCATTTAGTCGAACACTTCCAATAATCTTTCCGGTATTCTTCTCGATTACCTGAACATCCACATATTGAGCATCAGCTTCGTAGGTCACATTTGCCACGTTGTTATCAGCAATTTCACTAACGACAATTGTATTCGTATCTGAATGAATCATATATCCATCTTGTGCGTTAGGAGTAATCGCAACAGTATCACCATAGTGGATACCGGTTAAAGCTGTGCCATAAGATCCCGTCTGAGCATCCCCACCATTTACGGTGTAAGTAAACCCAGTTCCAACTTTATTACCCGTTGCATTTACAGTTACTGGTTCTTCATCAGCACTGTACGTAATGGTAATGTCACCATTAGTTGGATCTACACCATCGAAATTGGTTCCAGCGTTGTCCATCTTGATTGGCAAATAATTTCCATCCGAATCTTTAGCAAGGGTAACATCCGCGCTTGAAGGTGTGTATCCTGTGATTAAAGGAATCACAACTTCTGGTAAAGCGTCCATTAACGAGTAATGTAAGATGCCATCTGCATCTTCGGTTACGCTATAAGTTAACGTCTGGTCAACATCTTGTGGCGTTTGATCACCAGCACCCTCAAAATGGATTGTTCGGTTAAACGCTTTGAAAGCATCCCCTGTAATTGTTAACGCATCTGAAACAACATTAATATCGTAATTTTTATTAACTGCATTTGCTGCATCAAACGTAACGGTGACAGTTTTACTCCCAGGATATGTTAAGCCTTTGGTGCTTATCGTATACGCTAGAGTTTCACCTTCAACGGCGCCAGAAACAGCAACAGTTGGGCTATGCGTAATTGGGTTAGCTTCATCGTACTCATACGTACCACCAGTAACCGTAATTGTGACTGGTTGTTTCTTAATGGTATAAGTGGCTGTTTTACCACTAATATCGCCTAAACTGAAGTTACTAAATGCCTTGGCAATCGTATTAACTCCTTGTTCAGTTAATACAATTGTGTATTCACCAGCATCTTTTGCATTATTTTCAATTGTATAATCGCCAGTTCCAAGTGTGACATCTTTCGGAACCGCAATTCCATCAGCGGAATCAATCAAACTAACAGTTGGTGCATCACTAATTATTTTACCGTCATAAAATTTTGATCCATCATTGACGTTAATTGAAGCCGTGGCGGGTGTAATTATATACGTTCCAGTCGCCGCTGCTAACCCTGGTAAGTAGTAATTGGTGTTCACGCTAAGAAGATTTGTAACGCCAATTGCGCTTAGTTGACTGGTATATGAACCAACCCCAGTTAAATCAGCTGTTCCTGTCGTTGGTGTAAAAACGAAATCAACATTTAGGGTCTTAGATGACCAAATAAGCTGAATTTCTTTTCCATTGCTTAAAGTAGCATAAACATCAGGCCAAGCATTGATTGCCTTGCTGTCATAAACCTTTGTCCCATTTTCAATCCTAATATTGGTAACAGTAGCAGGCGTAATTGTGAAAGTTCCAGTTTTACCAACTGTAATGTCATAGTTTGCGTTTGTTCCGGCGGTTACAGTGATATCGTAAGTACCAGCATCTTCGCCAGAAACTCTAGCTATTGTATAGTCAAGGGTATCTCCAGCAACAATTGGAACGTCCGTTGAAGCAGTTAATTCTGGATCGTCTGCTCCAAAAATTTTGCCGCTATTATTAGCTGTTAGTGTAACTTTCATTTTGTTAATCGTGTAAGTCGATGTTAATTTGGTCAAATCATTCAGCGTGTAATTGCTATTGACCTTTGTGATTTTGTCAATTCCAGCTTGGGTTAGTTGATAGGTATAAGTACCGGCTCCTTTTAAGTCAGCAGTTCCCGTGACTGGTGTAACTGTGTAATCGCCTTGTTCAAGAGCAACTTTAACGGGTGCATCTATGGTTAAATCTGGTACTGTTACACCATCATAAGTTTTTGAACCACCATTTAAAGTTACTGAGCCTGCAGCAGGAGTGATTTCAAACGAACCTGTTGGCTCACCAAATATAACCTTGTAGTTAGTACCGGTTGCAGCGGTAATGGCGGCTTGAATATTTTTTTCACCAGCCGTACTCAACTGAACTTGATAGGTGTCAACATCGGTACCACCGCTGGCTAACTGAATATCATCATTGGTTAACGTGTACTTAACACCAGTTGGCAAAGTAACACTGTAGTGACTAGCGTCAGGCTTTTGTTGTGAGCCATTGTATATTTCGCTTTCACTACCACTTAAGGTAACTGTTGTATCTGCTGGGGTAATTGTTAATTGTGCTGTATCAGTTGCATCAATATTGTAATTATCATTTACAGCACTATCCGTTAAGACAATAGAAACTGTCTGTGATCCAGCATCTGTTCTGGCATTGTTCGTTAGACTGTAACCAAGTTGCTCATCACCAATTACACCCGTAATGGTAACGTTACTATTTGGAAGTGAGTGACTGCTGCCATCATATTGAGATCCACCATCTTCAACCGTAATGATAGCTTTAGCTTTATCAATAGTGAAAGTTGATTCAGTTGGTGTACCAAAAGTAACAGTATAGTTAGTGCCAGTTTTGGCAGTAATTGCTGCTTGAATGTCTGTTTTACCTTTATCACTTAGGACAACATCATATGTGCCATGATCCTTGCCACCACTGACCAATTGAATGTCATCATTGGTTAAGGTGTACTTAACACCAGTTGGCAAAGTGACACTATAGTGACTTGCATCGGGCTTTTGTTGTGCGCCATTGTACGTTTCATTTTCACTACCACTTAAGGTAACTTTCGTATCTGCTGGGGTAATCGTAAACGTTCCCGTTGCGTCACCATACTTAACGGTATAGTTTGTCCCAGTGGCTTTCGTGACTGCGGCTTCAATATTCGTCTTACCCGTTTCACTTAAAACGACACCATATGTTCCTTCATTAATGCCACCACTAGCTAATTCAACGTCTGCATCAGTTAAAGTGTACGTAACACCGGTTGGCAAAGTGACACTGTAGTGACTAGCGTCAGGCTTTTGTTGTGCGCCATTGTACGTTTCAGTTTCACCACCACTTAAGGTAACTGTCGTATCCGCTGCGGTAATCGTATACGTTCCATCATAAACAGGAGTAATAGCAAAGTTCGTTGCAGCAGCTAATTTGGCCTTACCTGCAGCACTAAATTGAATAGAATACGTACCAACATCTTTAGGATTAGTAACCACAACACCGTCTTGTAAATACTCAAAGTCTGCAGCATCCCAGGTAATTTTGTCTTTAGGATTAGTTCCTGTATTCGGCACTATTGCACTTGTGTCATCCGTATCAGTCCGTGAAAAGTCAACAGTCGGCACATAAGAAATCGGTTGTCCATCATAGGCCTTTGTGGCCGTATCATCTGACTCGATGGTTGCGTTCACTGGTGCAGCCGTAATAGTAAAGTCTCCATCCGTCACTGATGACACTTGATATTCGGGATTTTTACTATTTATCATGCCAGTATTGACTAGAATACTACCAGGGTAGACTCCTACGTCTGGAGAAGTATAGTAAATGTTAGAACTATTTATGCCTGAAGTGTCAAGCTTGAAAATGTTACCAGCACCATCCGTAAAGATAAGATACCCAATGTTGACCGGGTCGTCAGGAAAGTCATCATTACCATAATCATAGTCCATACCGTTGTAAACTTTAGTGCCCGTAACTGTTAAATTAATATTCGTCTTGTAATATAATGTGATTTCCGTAACGGCAGCACCAGCTGCGTCTGTCACAACTACGTTACCGTCCGCATCTGGTTTTGAGAAAGTAATTGTCTTGGCAGGACTGTTCTTAGCATCTGCTGCGTTAAATGTGTAACCAGTAGCGGTTGGAGCATCAACTGTTGCTGTGTAGTCACCGTTTAGCGAACTATCAGGTGCAAGTGTATTGCCAAAGTAATCTTGATAATGAACGACAATTGACGTCTGATTTACTGTGTACGTCACCACATCGGCATTATCTGCTGCAGAATCGGTTGCTGTAAATGAAGCATGACTTTGTGTTGCAGCATATCCAGCTACCGTTCCCGGAGTCACGACAACTGCATCACCAACATTGATTCCAGTGAGTGCAGTGCCATAGGTTCCAGTCTGTGACTCGCCACCATTGACGGTGTAAGTGAAAGTTCCACTTTGGTTTGAGCTGACGGTTACTTGTGCGGCTACTTCGGGTACTGTAACGGCGGGATTACCGTTATCATCAACAACCTGACCACCTTGTACCTCATAATGACTCCATTTAGGCGCACTATCACTAGTAGTCTTAATTCCCACAGCAAACTCTGTAATTCCTTCTGCAGGTATAGCAATGACCTTTGTAAAACTGTAGCTTCCATCTTCATTTGGGGAACCAGTTGTACTAGCTTTTAAATATAACCACTCGGAGTAGCACTATTTGGATTAGTTCTCCCAATATACAAACCAGTCACATCAGTACGATCATCTAAAAAAGCAATGGCATTATTCGTAGCTGCGGTTGGGACTCCACCAACAACTCCGTTAACCGCAACAATAACTCCATCTTTGGCATAAATTACCGTATACCCATCCGGAATTGTATGTCCATTAAAAGTCGAAGAGGCTGCAGCAATCGTGATTGTCTGTGCCACTCCTGTTTTAGCATAGACTTCTGCTGCTTCTTTTTTTGCTTGATTAAGCTCGGCTGAAGTTGGGTTAACCAAGGTAGCTGAACTCGTAACAGAACTGCTACTTGCAACATCAGTTTCCAAACCATTTAAACTTGCGCTACTGCTATTCTCAGAACTGTTACTTGCTGCACTTGAATTGTTAGTTTCAGCAACACCACTCGTTGCACTATCTGCCAAACTCGTTGTTGATGCACTCGCGCTAGAGATAGCTGCAGAAGAACTTGCTTTGCTATTTTCTGAAGCAATTGAATTCTCACTGTCAGCAGATGAGCTTACGGCATCTGCTGAATTTGCAATACTCGAAGTACTTTTCTGGTTTTTATTAGTTATTTCGCTCGATGTATTATTTGAAGCTAAGTTTGCAGAACTGCTAGTGGAACTTGCAGAACTCGAAGTTGAACTAACTGCACTACTTGCGCTGCTACTACTTGCAGAACTTACCGTGCTACTTTCACTAGCAGCACTAGAAGTTGCACTGCTGGCAGCCGCTTTACTACCAGAACTCGCTGAAGAAGCGGCACTGCTTGCGACCTCAGTTGTCGGCACTTCTGCTGTAGTGTCCGCATAAGCCATTGGATGACCGAAGAAAATACCCGTACCAAAAAACAGGACGGTTATCCCGGCAAACAACCAACTTTTTCGTACTTTATACATTTTAAAATGCTCTTTAGATTGCCCCATATCTTGTAATAGTTTCAAACGTTTCAATTTTCTTTGACGATTGTTCATATCGCACATCTCCTATTTATAAAGGATATTAATTAACCCTAAATGTAACCAATTTCATTATAGCACCATTAAACCCGAAGTAGTATATAACACTTGACGAAAAATTAAAATTATTCATTTTTTGACTAAAAATTACAGCATTCTGTGAAAATTATATTTTTATAGTTATATTTGAAGCTGTATTTCATAAAAATACCGTTTACTTTCTGAAACCTCATACATAATTGTTTAAAAATAGTGTATGTAAACGAATAAAGAACCACAATCGCGAAAATTAATTTCAGCCATAATTAACGGCCATTTTAAATTGTATTTTTTAAGATTAAAATCAAGAAGTTGAATCGGATTAGTAAGCATTTTTGAAGACACAAAAAAACAGCTAGCTTTCTTAAGCTAACTGTTTCATTTCGGCATTTTTAACTATTTTTCTAATTGATATAACTGTATAATACGTTCCTGAATCTCATCACGAACTTCGCGAAAAACATTCAAAACGGCTTCTTTATCGCCTGTTGCTTGGGCCGGATCTTGTAATGGCCAATGAAGTTTTCTCACGGAAGGCGGTGTGATTGGACAGCGATCGCGGGCGTCCCCACACAGGGTGACGACCAAATCGGCATGCATTAAATAATCCATATCAATCAACTTCGAAGTTTGCTTAGAGATATCAATCCCCTTCTCGGCCATGACCTGAACTGCTAATGGATTTAAACCATGTTTTTCAATTCCGGCGCTTTCTACTTGCCAATCTGATCCTAGTATCTGTTTGGCAAACCCCTCTGCCATTTGGCTACGGCATGAATTGCCAGTACATAAGAAGTATATTTTACGCATTCATTAATCCCTCCTAAGATACAAAAAAGGAAACTCAGACTTGAGTTTCCTTTATTATACCTTATTTATTTCTTTGAAGCAGTCTTACGACGTTTTGCGTCTTTTTCACGTTCATTCGTATTCAAAATTTGTTTACGAAGACGAACATGTTCTGGCGTAATTTCACAGTACTCATCTTCATCGATGAATTCTAGTGATTCTTCAAGTGTCATATGCGTTGGTGTTTTAATTTTAGCCATATCATCAGAACCAGCAGCACGAACGTTGGTTAAGTTCTTACCACGGGTGATATTAACTGAAATATCGTTTTCACGACTGTTTTGACCAACAATCATACCTTCATAAACATCTAAACCGGGATCTACGAAGATCGTTCCACGGTGTTCAACACCCATGATGGCATATGTTGTAACTTTACCAGTATTAATTGAAACCAAAGCCCCATTACGACGGCCAGGATTCCAGTTTCTGATAACTGGTAAGTATTGTGAGAATGTATGGTTCATAATTCCGTATCCACGAGTCATTGATAGGAAGTAAGTTGAGTAACCAATCAAGCCACGAGAAGGAGCTAAGAATGTCAAACGTGTCTGTCCATTATCTGTGGATTCCATGTTCTTCATTTCGCCTTTTCGTTGTGACAAGCTATCAATAATTGAGCCAGTATATTCATCGGGAGTATCAATTTGAACGGATTCGTATGGTTCGCAAAGCTTGCCATCAACTTCCTTATAGATAACTTCTGGACGTGAAGCTTGTAATTCATAGCCTTCACGACGTAAAGTTTCAATCAAGATTGATAAATGTAATTCCCCACGGCCTGAAACAACCCAAGCACCAGGATCATCAGTATCTTCAACTCGTAATGAAACATCTGTATGCAATTCCAACTTCAATCGTTGTTCCAACTGACGAGAAGTCACAAACTTACCTTCACGTCCGGCAAATGGTGAATCATTAGTTCTGAAAG contains the following coding sequences:
- the arsC gene encoding arsenate reductase (thioredoxin): MRKIYFLCTGNSCRSQMAEGFAKQILGSDWQVESAGIEKHGLNPLAVQVMAEKGIDISKQTSKLIDMDYLMHADLVVTLCGDARDRCPITPPSVRKLHWPLQDPAQATGDKEAVLNVFREVRDEIQERIIQLYQLEK